A region of Anolis sagrei isolate rAnoSag1 chromosome 2, rAnoSag1.mat, whole genome shotgun sequence DNA encodes the following proteins:
- the LOC132765706 gene encoding zinc finger protein RFP-like, with translation MASGNSMKKLCEELACPICLEYFKEPVMIISCGHNFCQSCLDQCWEEKEASCPQCREEVQEGDVKPNRQLANLVEIAKELGSQKEEEKGKVCQRHQEPLKLFCKDHEAPICVVCDRSKEHKNHQVIPLDEASKEYKGQGLLDLLETLKKEREKILAYKADAAWESQDLLEKTQREKENTVAAFRLMHQFLEEQERNLLAKMEEVEKEISAKGEEHLTRLSEELSSLSKLIQEMEEKHQQPASELLQDIRSFLQGYNEKEEFETPVAFPPALKWKIWDFCDINPFLEGVMKQFRDSLESGLQQQKAHVILDPDTAHPVLILSEDHRHVTCGEKWQNLPDNPERFTHYPCVLGQEGFTGGRHFWEVLVKSGEQWSVGVARKSVLRKDLVRFGSCAGVWPVGKNKSDYWSSPEKDVYLYLTLCEEPKRVRVTLNYEGGRVAFYDADSAALIFEYPPASFSGETLFPIFAVNKKCQLKLSP, from the exons ATGGCCTCTGGAAACTCTATGAAGAAGCTCTGTGAGGAACTTGCCTGTCCCATCTGCTTGGAGTATTTCAAGGAGCCTGTGATGATCATCTCCTGTGGGCACAATTTCTGCCAATCCTGCCTGGATCAATgctgggaggagaaagaggcctCCTGTCCACAGTGCAGGGAGGAAGTGCAAGAAGGAGACGTCAAGCCAAATAGGCAGCTGGCGAACCTGGTGGAGATCGCCAAGGAACTGGGGAgccagaaagaggaagaaaagggcaaAGTCTGCCAGAGGCACCAGGAGCCCCTGAAACTCTTCTGCAAGGACCACGAAGCCCCCATCTGTGTGGTGTGCGACAGGTCGAAGGAGCACAAAAACCACCAGGTGATCCCTTTGGATGAGGCATCAAAGGAGTACAAG ggacagggccttctcg ATTTGCTGGAGActctgaagaaggagagagagaaaattctgGCCTACAAAGCAGATGCAGCGTGGGAAAGTCAGGATTTGCTT GAGAAAacccagagagagaaggagaacacTGTGGCTGCATTCAGGCTCATGCATCAGTTCCTTGAAGAACAAGAGAGGAATCTGCTGGCAAAAatggaagaggtggagaaggagattTCAGCCAAAGGGGAGGAACATCTGACCAGACTCTCTGAAGAACTCTCCTCTCTCTCGAAACTCATCCAAGAGATGGAAGAGAAGCATCAGCAGCCGGCAAGTGAACTCCTCCAG GACATCAGAAGCTTCTTACAGGG TTATAATGAAAAGGAGGAATTTGAGACCCCTGTGGCTTTTCCTCCTGCTCTCAAATGGAAGATCTGGGACTTCTGTGATATAAATCCCTTTCTGGAGGGTGTCATGAAGCAATTCAGAG aCTCCCTGGAATCTGGTCTTCAGCAGCAAAAAG CACATGTGATTCTGGATCCCGACACAGCCCATCCTGTGCTCATCCTTTCTGAAGATCACAGGCATGTGACATGTGGAGAGAAATGGCAAAATCTTCCTGACAATCCTGAGAGATTCACTCACTATCCTTGTGTGCTGGGCCAAGAGGGATTCACAGGAGGCAGGCATTTTTGGGAAGTCCTTGTGAAGAGTGGAGAACAATGGTCTGTGGGAGTTGCCAGAAAGTCTGTGCTGAGAAAAGACTTAGTCCGCTTTGGTTCTTGTGCTGGGGTCTGGCCAGTGGGAAAGAACAAGAGTGACTACTGGTCCTCCCCTGAAAAAGATGTGTACCTATATTTGACTCTGTGTGAGGAGCCCAAAAGGGTTCGGGTGACACTGAACTATGAAGGGGGTCGGGTGGCCTTTTATGATGCTGACTCAGCAGCCCTGATCTTCGAATACCCCCCAGCCTCTTTCTCAGGAGAGACCCTCTTTCCCATCTTTGCTGTGAATAAAAAATGCCAACTGaagctctctccctaa